The DNA region AAGGAACCGCTGGTATTGCTGAGCTGCGTGCTTGGCATCTTGAGAACCCCAACCGTATCTTCCTTATGCAGCTACTGGGTGCTCAATCTGCGGAAGACAAACCGATTGAATTGGCTCCTCCAGGGAACTTGGATCAAACCACCAATTAATTCATGTCCAAGATCGTGAACAATTGAGTTCTCCGGGTATGCTGTTTTCTCGATTGAACAGCTTCATATTGACGCCCTCTCATAGGAGACTGACTCTTGAAGTCACTGCTTGCCTTCATACTCATCGGAATAACACTGGCCGCTCCACTTGCATGCAGCCCAAAACCACCGATGCGGCAACCAGCCGCTCGTCCAACCACGACGATTTTTACAGAGCTCGATCTTCCGACACCCAATGCCATTCGAACCATGACCGGCCATCCTGGTCCTGCTTACTGGCAACAGCAAGTCGATTACATCATTGATGTAGAACTCGAGCCAGAAACCAACATGATTACTGGGCATGCCCAGATCACATACGTCAATAATTCACCGCAACAACTGAAATATCTTTGGATACATCTTGAGCAAAATCTAATGCGCCAAGACAGCCTTGGAGTTCGATCAGGGCGCCGTCGGGTGCAGGACTTCACCGAGGGGATTGTCATCGACTCACTCTCTCAAAACGGCGAAGCGCTGCAATATGCTGTGCATGACACATTGGGCCGGGTGGAACTACCTACTCCCGTAAAAGCAAATGGTGGCCGAATCACATTTGACGTGCATTGGCACTTTGAAGTTCTTGATGGAGACACTCCGCGATTCGGTCTTGAAAAAGTGGAACAAGGGAAGGTCTATGAAATCGCCCAGTGGTTCCCCGCTGTTGCAGTCTTCAATGATGTCTATGGCTGGAATACGTTGCCTTATATCGGTGGCGGTGAGTTTTATACCGACTTCGGAGATTACAAAGTAAGCATTACAGCACCGCGCGAATATATTGTGGTCGCCACTGGTGTACTTCAAAATGAAGATGAAGTTTTTACGCCACAGCAAATTGAACGTCTGGCCAAAGCGCGCAGTTCAAGTGAAACCATCATGATCCGCTCTGAGGAAGAAGTCAGCGATCCAGCTTCTCGACCGAGTGGCGAAGGCGACCTGACATGGCACTTTAAAGCCGATGATGTACGTACCTTTGCATGGGCTGCCTCAGATGCATTTATCTACGACGCATGCAGTCTCGACGAGACTTTTATCTCATCGGCCTATCCCAAAGAGGCGCTACCGCTCTGGGAAGACAGCACCCAGATGCTCCGAACGGCTATTGTTGGCTACAACAAGCAGTGGTACCCCTACCCGTATCCAACCGCTACCAATGTCAGCGGTTCCGAGGGCGGAATGGAGTATCCAATGATCATTTTCTGCCGCGGGCGCAGCACCGAACGTGGACTTTACGGTGTCACCACGCATGAAATTGGGCACAACTGGTTCCCAATGATTGTCAATACTGATGAGCGACGTCATGCATGGATGGATGAAGGCTTCAACACGTTTATTAACTACTACTCCTTTGGGGACTGGTTCGAGGGCAAGGAAGGCCGCCGAGGTAATGCCGACTCTTTTGCACGCAAGATGGTGCGAACTGAAATGGTTCCATTGGCGACCTATCCAGATCGAAGTCCCGGGCGAATCCGCGGCACGCTGTTCTATGAAAAGCCATCAGTTGGACTTGTGATGTTGCGTGAACACATTCTCGGTCCAGATCGCTTTGATCCCGCATTTCGAGAGTACATAGAGACGTGGGCATTCAAGTCACCACAGCCAGCAGATTTTTATCGCATCATGGAAAATAGCTCTGGCGAAGATCTTGCCTGGTTCTGGCGTGGCTGGTTTATGGAAACCAGCATGCTCGATCAGGAACTTGTTGATGTCAGCTCGAAACAACAAGAAGACGGCACGATTTCCACCACGATCACGGTCGATAATTTGAATGAACTGGTGATGCCCGCCGATCTCAAGATGACCTTTGCGGATGGCACCACCATGATCAGACGCATTCCAGTTCAAGCTTGGTATCTTTCAGACAGAAACACCCAAAAGGTGAATCATAAGAGCCGTCTGATTTCCGTCGAACTTGATGCCGAAAAGGACTTCCCAGACATCGACCGCAGTAACAACCGTTGGAATGCCTCACATCTTCCCGTGAAATGACCCTTCGATCGAAAACTTGCTTTTAGATAGCTTCGCATCGATGGAACGGCCGAAGATCATAGGCGATCGATAATCGCTTACGTCACCAGGAATAAAGCACAATTTCAACATCGCTTACCAAGAAGCCGATAGCACACAATGCAATCGGTTCGATCAATGTTTTTCCAAACAGATATCGAAGTTCGATCCGAATCTCGTATTGACTCCTTGCCTCTGACCCAAGCACGAGAGGATAACCTCAATGTCTAATGATCGATTCACCATGACGCTGATGCGTATTGCTGTAACACTCATATTTCTACTGACATTTCTACTTGCAGCGATCGGCAAGTGGATCGATGGTGGCGCGCCAGAGTGGTTTATCGATCAGTTTTCAGAGACTTGGATGGGATCGTTTCCACAGACACCTATGTATCTAAGCATTGCTCTTCTTGAGTCTCTCATTGCCATTGGAGCAATCATCAGTCTGTGTCTTGGTGAGTGGTTCAAAACTGAAGCAACGGTCCTCAAGTACACGCTCGTCGCATCACTCTTTATGTTTATCATTTTGGGATTTGGTGCTCGAACTGCCGGCGATTTCGATGCAGCCGCCAGCCATTTCTTTTACTTCAGTGGAACTTTGTTAGCACTCGTTGTGATCGACCGAGACGAACGACTAGCCGCTGTGGCATCGACTGCCTAAACAAGGCAACGCGCACTCTTTTTAAATAAAAGGCAGTGCGGATCACAAACAACGCTGTTCTCTATCCCCGACCAAGAAACGGCATACTCAGTGGGAGCAAGGTGCTCTCAACCATGTTGACATCAGGCGGCAGTGTGGCCATCAACATTGCTACACGAGCGATGTCGGAAGGGTCCATGGCACCCTCCTCTTGCATAATCTTTTGCCCGTTTGGATTTCTTTCCCAAAATGGAGTGTGTACGTTTCCCGGTTCAATCACACCAACTGAGATGCCATAATCGCGCCCTTCAAGCGCCATTCCGTGCGTCATACCCTTTAAGGCGAATTTCGATGTGGTATATGGAAGCGCATTTGATCTTGGCACCATTGCCGAAACGCTACCAATATTAATAATACGACCACCGCCCTGTGGCTTCATCACGCGGAATGCTTCCCGACCACATAGAAAGGCGCCTGTGACATTTGTATTGATGACATTCTGCCAGGCAGAGAGTTCGAGTTCTTCACACAACCCACCAAGAGCAATGCCTGCATTGTTCACAAGAATGTCAATT from Phycisphaerales bacterium includes:
- a CDS encoding M1 family metallopeptidase; this encodes MKSLLAFILIGITLAAPLACSPKPPMRQPAARPTTTIFTELDLPTPNAIRTMTGHPGPAYWQQQVDYIIDVELEPETNMITGHAQITYVNNSPQQLKYLWIHLEQNLMRQDSLGVRSGRRRVQDFTEGIVIDSLSQNGEALQYAVHDTLGRVELPTPVKANGGRITFDVHWHFEVLDGDTPRFGLEKVEQGKVYEIAQWFPAVAVFNDVYGWNTLPYIGGGEFYTDFGDYKVSITAPREYIVVATGVLQNEDEVFTPQQIERLAKARSSSETIMIRSEEEVSDPASRPSGEGDLTWHFKADDVRTFAWAASDAFIYDACSLDETFISSAYPKEALPLWEDSTQMLRTAIVGYNKQWYPYPYPTATNVSGSEGGMEYPMIIFCRGRSTERGLYGVTTHEIGHNWFPMIVNTDERRHAWMDEGFNTFINYYSFGDWFEGKEGRRGNADSFARKMVRTEMVPLATYPDRSPGRIRGTLFYEKPSVGLVMLREHILGPDRFDPAFREYIETWAFKSPQPADFYRIMENSSGEDLAWFWRGWFMETSMLDQELVDVSSKQQEDGTISTTITVDNLNELVMPADLKMTFADGTTMIRRIPVQAWYLSDRNTQKVNHKSRLISVELDAEKDFPDIDRSNNRWNASHLPVK
- a CDS encoding SDR family NAD(P)-dependent oxidoreductase: MKQLDEKVAIITGASSGIGEAIAHAFAVAGCRVVLVSRSLEKLKAVRERLMKSESEIHEPLVLAADISSEDDVIDLFKNVIAAYNRIDILVNNAGIALGGLCEELELSAWQNVINTNVTGAFLCGREAFRVMKPQGGGRIINIGSVSAMVPRSNALPYTTSKFALKGMTHGMALEGRDYGISVGVIEPGNVHTPFWERNPNGQKIMQEEGAMDPSDIARVAMLMATLPPDVNMVESTLLPLSMPFLGRG